The following proteins are co-located in the bacterium HR17 genome:
- the draG gene encoding ADP-ribosyl-[dinitrogen reductase] glycohydrolase, translated as MDLSRLQRFQGCLVGVAVGDALGMPVEGWTREQIRQRFGVLREMVDGPRSAGSVTDDTMQTLSLAESLAELGHFDADDVMRRLLRWYRTDPFGIGVHTERVLSLVDSGVPWRDAVEQVERQYAPWTAGNGSLMRCAPIGLRYYRDIGGLLEYSHEASRLTHPNPLCRAACAFFNCVLARVLRGWDKNDALSFAMEVMAHAPHELLERVQGIWQKSADAVPCSGFVLDTLECALWAWWHHDDVEEALVTVVNLGGDTDTNAAVTGALMGAQCGLDAIPQRWREKVAVVPRCQELATYLYEWAEKE; from the coding sequence ATGGACCTCAGCCGCTTGCAACGGTTTCAGGGCTGTTTAGTCGGCGTCGCCGTCGGTGACGCCTTGGGCATGCCCGTTGAAGGATGGACGCGAGAGCAAATTCGCCAGCGTTTCGGCGTTTTGCGGGAGATGGTGGACGGTCCCCGCTCGGCAGGCAGCGTCACTGACGACACGATGCAAACGCTGTCTCTCGCTGAAAGTCTTGCGGAGTTGGGGCATTTTGACGCCGACGATGTGATGCGCCGATTGCTGCGTTGGTATCGCACCGACCCGTTCGGCATCGGCGTTCACACGGAACGGGTGTTGTCATTGGTTGATAGCGGTGTCCCTTGGCGCGATGCCGTTGAGCAAGTGGAGCGTCAGTACGCGCCTTGGACGGCGGGCAACGGGTCGCTGATGCGGTGCGCGCCCATCGGTTTGCGCTACTACCGCGACATCGGCGGTTTGCTGGAATACAGCCACGAAGCGTCGCGACTGACGCATCCCAACCCGCTATGTCGGGCGGCGTGCGCCTTTTTCAATTGCGTGCTGGCGCGCGTCTTGCGCGGTTGGGACAAAAACGATGCCCTCAGTTTTGCGATGGAAGTCATGGCGCATGCGCCTCACGAGTTGTTGGAGCGCGTTCAAGGCATTTGGCAAAAATCCGCCGACGCAGTGCCGTGCAGCGGGTTTGTGCTGGACACCTTGGAATGTGCTCTTTGGGCGTGGTGGCACCACGACGATGTTGAGGAAGCGTTGGTCACCGTCGTCAACTTGGGCGGCGACACCGATACCAACGCTGCCGTGACAGGCGCACTGATGGGCGCCCAGTGCGGGCTGGATGCCATCCCGCAACGGTGGCGGGAAAAAGTCGCCGTCGTGCCCCGTTGCCAAGAGTTGGCGACCTACCTTTACGAATGGGCAGAAAAGGAATGA